In Malassezia japonica chromosome 2, complete sequence, one DNA window encodes the following:
- the PUP1 gene encoding proteasome endopeptidase complex (COG:O; MEROPS:MER0004373; BUSCO:EOG092641M3; EggNog:ENOG503NWM3), protein MAGVQLDEQRKSGFDFSGHTRNAALAANGHAVPRATSTGTTIVGLIYKDGVVLGADTRATEGSIVADKNCEKIHYISDSIRCCGAGTAADTEFVTNLISSNMQLHELHTRKRPRVVTAMTLLKQRLFQYQGHIGAALVLGGFDSTGPQLFTIAPHGSTDKLPYVTMGSGSLAAMSVFESAWRPNMEESEAVDLVAAAIEAGIFNDLGSGSNVDVCIIRDKNTQMLRNFRTPNERVSKEQSYKFPRGTTAWTKEEIYNMIVKEDVLGLDTAPHAASAAAPADAMDTDAS, encoded by the exons ATGGCCGGtgtgcagctcgacgagcagcgcaagagCGGCTTTGACTTTTCCGGTCACACGCGCAATGCTGCGCTAGCGGCGAATGGCCACGCGGTCCCTCGTGCGACGAGCACGGGTACGACGATCGTCGGACTGATCTACAAAGAtggcgtcgtgctcggtgCCGATACGCGTGCGACCGAGGGCTCGATTGTCGCCGACAAGAACTGTGAAAAGATCCACTATATCTCGGACAGCATCCGGTGCTGTGGTGCCGGAACGGCGGCCGACACCGAGTTTGTCACGAACCTCATCTCGAGCAACATGCAACTGCACGAACTTCATACTCGCAAGCGCCCCCGCGTCGTAACTGCCATGACGTTGCTGAAGCAGCGCTTGTTCCAGTACCAGGGCCAcatcggcgctgcgcttgtACTGGGCGGCTTTGACAGCACGGGCCCGCAGCTCTTTACGATCGCCCCCCACGGCTCGACGGACAAGCTGCCGTACGTCACGATGGGCTCTGGCTCGCTCGCCGCCATGTCGGTGTTTGAGAGTGCCTGGCGTCCGAACATGGAG GAATCCGAGGCGGTCGATCTCGTTGCGGCTGCGATCGAGGCGGGTATCTTTAACGATCTCGGCTCCGGCTCGAACGTCGATGTGTGCATTATCCGCGACAAGAACACGCAGATGCTGCGCAACTTCCGCACGCCGAACGAGCGTGTGAGCAAGGAGCAGAGCTACAAGTTCCCCCGCGGCACTACGGCATGGACCAAGGAGGAAATTTACAACATGATTGTGAAAGAGG ACGTGCTGGGCCTCGACACGGCACCGCACGCGGcctccgccgcggccccTGCCGACGCGATGGACACGGACGCTTCGTAG